Genomic DNA from Candidatus Aenigmatarchaeota archaeon:
AGTAATAAGCCACAAGATAAACAAAGGAAAAGGTGGGGCCCTAAAAACTGGTTTTGAAGAGGTTTTGACTAAATATCCTGAAATTAAATACATAATCCTGATAGATGCAGATTCTCAATATGACCCTGAAGATATGCCTAAACTATTAGAAGCCCTTAAAAGGGGATACGATTATGTCACCGGATTTAGGAACTGGAAGAGAGACGTGCCATTCAGACATAGATTCGCCAACTTTTTGTGGAGAAATGCATTCAATCTTTTATTTGGGGTAAGGTTATTTGACAGTAACTGTGGTTTTATTGGGATGAACAGAAGGGCTTTGAAAATTATCTCAAAAGATAGTTATGGGGGGTATATAATAGATAATATGATGATGGCCAATGCCATCAAGAGTGGGTTGAAGATAAAACAGGTTCCGGTTAAGGTTTATTACAAAGAGAGGAGGGATATCATCAC
This window encodes:
- a CDS encoding glycosyltransferase family 2 protein, with protein sequence MATEVAVIIPAFNEEKNISRVIKRIKKSINAEIIVVDDSSKDRTREVALKSGVKVISHKINKGKGGALKTGFEEVLTKYPEIKYIILIDADSQYDPEDMPKLLEALKRGYDYVTGFRNWKRDVPFRHRFANFLWRNAFNLLFGVRLFDSNCGFIGMNRRALKIISKDSYGGYIIDNMMMANAIKSGLKIKQVPVKVYYKERRDIITGIRFFLGCLVFIVEEGIRFRFGWNFRVYVHLARTKLIFSKGG